GAAAGTTGCTCCAACTTAAATAATGGTCCACGTCGCAAGATACCCAGTAATCGTACTGAAGTATCGCCGATCGTTGGCTTCTTCTTAGTTCCTGTCTCCCTAAAAATAATATACCCTTTCTCAAAGTCGAGGGTCTTTATCCGCAACTTAAATCTCTCTGATGAAAACTGACTCAGATCTAGCATGTATACTTCATATTTGCGTCCCTGCTCCCGTATATCAGACAGGCTTGCACGAACCAAATGAATAAGCCTCCCATCCATAAGTTCTCTGATTATACGATATTCTTCAGAATGGTCGTCTCTGTCCCGAAAGTCAATACGGAAAAAAGTGCAATTTTTTTCTTTACAAAATCTTAGAATCTGGTCGAGACCTTTGATTCTATTTGACATGCCTTCGGTTGAAGCACCGTCCTCCTCTAGTTCCGATATTTTGACCTCTGCTATCTGACTAGCAGACCTTCCAACATCTTGGACACCAACGACTCGAGCCTTTTCTCTTGTTCGCGCTTGATTTATTGCGTTGGCACTTAAAGTGAGATAGTCGCGCGGTACTGCTCCAGACGCGAGGACGAGTCGATCAAGTGCTTTAGAGGATAAGATACTTGACAACGATGAAATTTCAACGTGCTGAGCGTAGCTCAAAAAGACTTCCTCAAGGAAGTTCTTGGCTTGTGAAGGTTTTTCCAATGTCACATCCAAATCAATGTGATCCGCGTCGTGCCCGGTTTGCAGACCGAGGGGAGGCTTTGCTTGAAACCAGCGTGTGAGATGTCTAATTCCCGTGACTTTAAGCCACGCATCAGAATCACGCACCGCACTGTGGACTAAATCAAGAAGTTTGGGTTGTTCTGCGCTAGGTAAATAGTGCAGGTCATCTAGGAAGATGTAAAACTGAGTTGCATTTGTATCAGCGAATCGACGAATGATTCTTTGCATATAGGGTACGAGCCTACCTACCTCATCAGCAGAAATTTCTTGTTTTGCAAGCAGGCTATCAGTATCATCCCGCAATTTTGAGATTAAGGTTAGGCTCCGAGGTATGCTTTCTTTTTGTGAATAGAAAATTTGCATCTGTTCGCACACATCT
This genomic window from Candidatus Poribacteria bacterium contains:
- a CDS encoding ATP-binding protein encodes the protein MIQLQLPIDTETFIQNRFSAVGIEIQLIERKDYPGERIFVVHTTEDDFDRAARVGNTLDRELAAQGFDGFVAVRKVEREVKSVVTHIKDGVQNPKITKLVQLLIARSRTSEAQPSLDYVSDTAQSILTAITPRHHLIFGRRGTGKTALMLEAKHRVESKGYLTSWINIHTHSRESAERIFVWICLDVCEQMQIFYSQKESIPRSLTLISKLRDDTDSLLAKQEISADEVGRLVPYMQRIIRRFADTNATQFYIFLDDLHYLPSAEQPKLLDLVHSAVRDSDAWLKVTGIRHLTRWFQAKPPLGLQTGHDADHIDLDVTLEKPSQAKNFLEEVFLSYAQHVEISSLSSILSSKALDRLVLASGAVPRDYLTLSANAINQARTREKARVVGVQDVGRSASQIAEVKISELEEDGASTEGMSNRIKGLDQILRFCKEKNCTFFRIDFRDRDDHSEEYRIIRELMDGRLIHLVRASLSDIREQGRKYEVYMLDLSQFSSERFKLRIKTLDFEKGYIIFRETGTKKKPTIGDTSVRLLGILRRGPLFKLEQLSDVI